One stretch of Paenibacillus sp. FSL R5-0341 DNA includes these proteins:
- a CDS encoding WecB/TagA/CpsF family glycosyltransferase: MSQTGSIPTVSIYGIPFSKLTMKETVKVLQEAVLSKQTPHQVITANPIMVMAALENPAIMEVMQAAELIVPDGTGVVWAANYCGDPVAERVPGFELLHELLRVGENYRWGVYLLGSTPEVIQETAVRLQQQYPAIRIVGYRDGYFGPAEDEQVIASIREAAPDLLFVARGADTQEPWIHKHKDALQVPVTMGVGGSFDVISGKTKRAPVLFQKLRLEWFYRLLREPSRAGRMLALPKFAVKVMRDKENVTKVR; this comes from the coding sequence ATGAGTCAGACCGGATCAATACCTACCGTTTCGATCTACGGCATTCCTTTTTCCAAACTGACGATGAAAGAAACGGTGAAGGTTCTCCAGGAAGCTGTGCTGTCCAAGCAGACACCCCATCAGGTCATTACAGCCAACCCGATTATGGTTATGGCCGCATTGGAAAATCCCGCAATTATGGAAGTCATGCAAGCTGCGGAATTGATTGTTCCTGATGGAACAGGTGTCGTATGGGCTGCTAACTATTGTGGAGATCCTGTAGCTGAGCGAGTGCCGGGATTTGAGCTTTTACATGAATTGCTGCGTGTTGGAGAAAACTATCGATGGGGCGTATATCTGCTGGGTTCCACCCCTGAGGTGATTCAAGAAACGGCAGTTCGGTTACAACAGCAGTATCCGGCGATTCGTATTGTGGGTTATCGCGACGGTTATTTTGGTCCGGCTGAGGATGAGCAGGTCATCGCTTCCATACGGGAAGCTGCACCTGATCTGTTGTTTGTAGCACGTGGGGCAGACACCCAAGAACCGTGGATTCACAAACACAAAGATGCACTACAAGTTCCCGTAACCATGGGCGTTGGCGGCAGCTTTGATGTGATTTCGGGCAAAACCAAACGTGCGCCTGTCCTGTTCCAAAAGTTAAGACTGGAATGGTTCTATCGCTTATTGCGTGAACCAAGCCGGGCTGGCCGGATGCTTGCGCTTCCGAAATTCGCTGTTAAGGTGATGCGTGACAAAGAAAACGTGACGAAAGTCCGTTAA
- a CDS encoding DNA-directed RNA polymerase subunit beta — translation MTETQQQNSKPEKKEVKKKKSGWRIARWFLVPVLLVLALAGGMVAGYVVLGKQDIGSVLQWSTWEHVYNLVFAP, via the coding sequence ATGACAGAAACACAGCAGCAGAACAGTAAGCCAGAGAAGAAGGAAGTCAAGAAGAAGAAGAGTGGATGGCGCATCGCAAGATGGTTTCTGGTTCCGGTCCTGCTTGTTCTTGCCCTTGCTGGCGGAATGGTAGCTGGATATGTGGTACTGGGCAAACAGGATATCGGTTCCGTATTGCAATGGAGTACATGGGAACATGTATATAATCTGGTATTCGCTCCATAA
- a CDS encoding flagellar hook-basal body protein → MLRGLYTATAGMITQQRRHDTATQNIVNANTTGYKQVNSVSRSFPEMLITLVGGDANLPTKRLGKLNTGVFAEESLSMNLQGTIMETGQKNDFSISSNMTVNDPQTGQPVPFDASGKFVRADGTVTYQPQAYFTVQDAQGNTGYTRDGHFEITGTGQLLSSTGSQVLDNNGQPVVLTGSVEQFKVDEQGRLVDAATGAPTGVTLGISVIDQPNQLVRQGDGNFSLSDENGATARMLAAGDNVQIRQGYLEGSNVDASQATVDMNAAYRAYEANQKIVQFYDRSLEKAVNDVGRV, encoded by the coding sequence ATGTTAAGAGGTCTGTACACCGCTACTGCGGGAATGATTACGCAACAACGCCGCCATGACACAGCAACACAGAATATTGTAAATGCGAACACGACGGGATACAAACAGGTGAACAGCGTAAGTCGTTCCTTCCCGGAAATGCTCATTACCTTGGTAGGCGGAGATGCGAATCTCCCGACAAAGCGGCTGGGCAAGCTGAACACAGGGGTGTTCGCGGAAGAGAGTTTGTCCATGAATTTGCAAGGGACCATTATGGAGACTGGACAGAAAAATGATTTTTCCATCTCATCCAATATGACTGTCAATGATCCGCAGACTGGACAACCTGTCCCGTTTGACGCTTCAGGCAAATTTGTACGGGCCGATGGTACGGTAACTTACCAGCCTCAGGCGTATTTTACAGTTCAGGATGCACAAGGTAACACCGGATATACACGTGATGGTCACTTCGAGATTACTGGAACCGGACAGTTGCTGAGTTCAACAGGTTCACAAGTTCTGGATAATAATGGACAACCTGTAGTGTTGACAGGTTCGGTAGAGCAATTTAAAGTGGATGAGCAAGGCCGTCTTGTGGATGCAGCAACGGGTGCACCGACAGGCGTTACTCTCGGTATTAGTGTCATTGACCAGCCGAATCAACTGGTTCGTCAAGGTGATGGCAATTTCAGTCTGAGTGATGAAAACGGGGCAACTGCCCGGATGCTGGCTGCTGGTGATAATGTGCAGATCCGTCAGGGATACCTGGAAGGCTCGAATGTCGATGCTTCACAGGCAACGGTTGATATGAACGCTGCATACCGTGCATATGAAGCGAACCAGAAGATCGTTCAATTCTACGACCGCAGTTTGGAAAAAGCCGTCAATGACGTCGGTCGTGTATAA
- a CDS encoding MraY family glycosyltransferase — MVAIFIIGFIVSMGLALALTPLVKKFAVRIGAMDTPNARKVHTRIMPRLGGLGIFLAFIITVAALLPFVSAWFTTRDMSFVSAFLIGGTIIVLIGALDDRFELSAKVKLLGQIVAASVVVFGFNIRVDFVNIPFQDSYSSLEAWVSIPLTILWIVGVTNAINLIDGLDGLAAGVSGIAIGTIAVMSFLMGNMMIALMCLVLLGSIIGFLFFNFHPAKIFMGDTGSLFLGFSLAMLSMLGFKQIAIVSFITPLIIIGVPLSDTFFAIIRRAVQRKPIFAPDKGHLHHCLRELGFSHRQTVLIIYGIAAFFGVLAIIQSSAAMFEANWVTFVVICIMMFFLQVGAEVIGLVSKTRRPVINFLMRMRVKLNPETRSKS, encoded by the coding sequence ATGGTAGCGATCTTTATCATTGGATTTATCGTGTCAATGGGACTGGCTCTTGCCCTGACACCGCTTGTCAAAAAGTTCGCAGTCCGCATTGGCGCGATGGATACGCCGAATGCACGTAAAGTACACACACGGATCATGCCACGTCTTGGTGGTCTGGGAATATTCCTGGCCTTTATTATTACAGTTGCTGCATTGCTTCCGTTTGTATCGGCATGGTTCACGACGCGGGATATGAGTTTTGTCAGCGCGTTTCTGATTGGTGGAACGATTATCGTACTGATCGGAGCACTCGATGATCGGTTTGAACTGTCGGCCAAAGTGAAGTTGCTCGGTCAGATCGTTGCTGCTTCTGTCGTTGTATTCGGATTTAATATCCGCGTAGATTTCGTTAACATTCCTTTTCAGGATTCCTACTCTTCACTCGAAGCTTGGGTATCCATTCCGCTGACGATCTTATGGATCGTTGGTGTAACTAATGCGATTAACCTGATTGATGGTCTGGATGGTCTGGCTGCCGGTGTATCTGGTATTGCCATTGGTACCATTGCCGTGATGTCCTTCCTGATGGGGAACATGATGATTGCCTTGATGTGTCTTGTATTGCTGGGTAGTATTATCGGATTCCTATTCTTCAACTTCCACCCGGCTAAGATCTTCATGGGGGATACCGGATCACTATTCCTTGGTTTCTCTCTTGCGATGTTGTCCATGCTCGGATTCAAACAAATTGCTATCGTGTCCTTCATTACCCCGTTGATCATTATCGGTGTGCCGCTCTCGGATACCTTCTTCGCGATTATCCGTCGTGCGGTACAACGGAAACCGATTTTTGCACCGGATAAAGGCCACCTGCATCACTGCTTGCGTGAACTTGGATTCAGTCACCGTCAGACGGTACTGATTATTTATGGAATCGCTGCGTTCTTCGGAGTTCTGGCGATTATCCAATCTTCCGCTGCCATGTTCGAAGCAAACTGGGTAACGTTTGTGGTCATCTGTATCATGATGTTCTTCCTCCAAGTGGGAGCAGAAGTCATCGGACTTGTTAGCAAAACGAGAAGACCGGTTATTAACTTCCTGATGCGCATGCGCGTCAAGTTGAATCCGGAGACTCGTTCGAAATCATAA
- a CDS encoding DUF5693 family protein, translating into MRQKWLYWNNASRKWLWLVVIIGLVASIPVISDRVQTESSAKKVELVFNYRGLLDISAYQAHPQDFMNEQLTRLKDAGVTTMAVFESTLDELRKTRRLMVYNGQDLANLTKDVIPSNANYTYVLFTSEENAQTYTPIIEQTFADRQIPVQPWEYEGRSGLILQTPPENANMQPLQPDPVAVKMLRDKGFYILPRISDGVPYSQESMERLLTFFEENGVKRILFDGDAVKGYNDNAEMKSLDQFAQLLNKHNIGLAAIENLKKPQSGFQTLAYKTDYNVARLYSLSDGDANLDVDTIADRFVLATKDRNIRMLYMNASPSRNTAKAMITDPIENLINSLGEPGHAVERMAKHGFELGQAEAFTVKDSSIQRYAKLVALVGAIAMIALMVSYFIPLLTLIAFVVALVGSAGLFLLKPTLLEQGIALLVAIAAPTIAMVLAVRTVNYQQQRQPDASAGRRLKQTLVLYVRTSILSFLAVPFVIALLNSITYSLVINQFRGVSLLHFAPMALVAIYIVFYRGSGSFSIKKIKEMLRMPINVLMVVLALVAAVVGYYYLSRTGNSGSVTPFEMFLRTTLEDTFGVRPRFKEFMLGHPLFIVGVFAALKYRKVIFVLIIAAIGQLSMVDTFAHIHTPAVLSLIRGVMGLGLGLIFGIIAVGVWQVAEGCWKKWSPLLKS; encoded by the coding sequence GTGCGTCAAAAATGGCTTTATTGGAATAACGCTTCTCGGAAGTGGTTGTGGCTCGTCGTTATTATCGGTCTGGTTGCGTCCATCCCTGTCATCAGTGATCGGGTGCAGACAGAATCTTCTGCCAAAAAGGTGGAGCTTGTCTTCAACTATAGAGGTCTGCTGGATATTTCCGCCTATCAGGCACATCCGCAAGATTTCATGAATGAACAATTGACTCGTCTAAAAGACGCTGGCGTAACAACGATGGCTGTGTTCGAAAGTACATTGGACGAGCTGAGAAAGACACGCCGACTGATGGTGTACAACGGCCAGGATCTCGCGAACCTGACCAAAGATGTGATCCCTTCTAATGCAAATTACACGTATGTGTTATTTACATCGGAGGAAAACGCACAGACGTATACCCCTATTATTGAACAAACGTTCGCTGATCGGCAGATTCCGGTGCAACCATGGGAATATGAAGGTCGTAGCGGCTTAATATTGCAGACTCCTCCGGAGAATGCCAACATGCAGCCTTTGCAGCCCGATCCGGTTGCCGTGAAGATGCTTCGTGATAAAGGTTTCTACATTTTGCCGCGCATCTCGGACGGTGTGCCATACAGCCAGGAATCGATGGAGCGCTTGCTTACCTTCTTCGAGGAGAATGGCGTGAAGCGCATCTTGTTTGATGGTGATGCTGTGAAAGGGTACAATGATAATGCAGAGATGAAAAGTCTCGACCAGTTCGCACAATTGCTGAACAAGCACAATATTGGTCTTGCAGCCATCGAGAACTTGAAGAAACCGCAGTCTGGATTCCAGACCCTTGCTTATAAAACGGACTACAATGTCGCGCGTCTGTACTCACTTAGTGATGGAGATGCCAATCTGGATGTAGATACGATTGCTGACCGTTTTGTTCTGGCAACCAAAGACCGAAATATTCGTATGCTCTATATGAATGCTTCGCCTAGTCGGAATACAGCCAAGGCTATGATTACAGATCCAATTGAGAATCTGATCAACAGCCTGGGTGAACCGGGTCATGCAGTAGAACGTATGGCGAAGCATGGATTTGAACTTGGACAAGCTGAAGCATTTACAGTTAAGGATTCGTCGATTCAGCGTTATGCCAAGCTGGTTGCTCTCGTTGGTGCAATTGCGATGATTGCACTTATGGTTTCTTATTTCATCCCACTACTGACATTGATCGCATTTGTAGTTGCTCTGGTGGGCAGTGCCGGATTGTTCCTTTTGAAACCAACGCTGCTGGAGCAAGGAATTGCCTTGCTTGTGGCCATAGCCGCTCCAACCATAGCGATGGTGCTGGCTGTTCGTACAGTGAACTATCAGCAACAGCGTCAACCCGACGCATCTGCGGGTCGTCGTTTGAAGCAAACATTAGTTTTATATGTAAGAACATCAATTCTTTCGTTCCTGGCGGTACCTTTTGTCATCGCGTTGCTTAACAGCATTACGTACAGTCTGGTGATTAACCAGTTCCGCGGCGTGAGTCTGTTGCACTTTGCACCTATGGCCCTGGTAGCGATTTACATTGTGTTTTATCGTGGTTCAGGTTCGTTCTCGATCAAGAAAATTAAAGAAATGCTTCGTATGCCAATTAATGTTTTAATGGTTGTTTTGGCACTCGTTGCTGCCGTTGTTGGATACTATTATTTGAGCCGTACAGGCAACTCGGGTTCAGTAACACCATTCGAGATGTTCCTGCGTACCACGTTGGAAGATACGTTCGGTGTACGGCCGAGATTTAAAGAATTTATGCTGGGACACCCGCTGTTTATCGTTGGCGTGTTCGCCGCTTTAAAATATCGTAAAGTCATCTTTGTGCTCATTATTGCAGCGATTGGACAATTGTCCATGGTGGATACGTTCGCGCATATCCATACGCCGGCTGTATTGTCACTCATTCGTGGAGTGATGGGATTGGGACTTGGCTTAATCTTCGGTATCATTGCTGTGGGTGTGTGGCAAGTAGCGGAAGGATGTTGGAAAAAATGGTCACCACTTCTCAAAAGTTAG
- a CDS encoding rod shape-determining protein — protein MFSKDIGIDLGTANVLIHVKGSGVVLDEPSVVTIERDTKRVLAVGEEARRMVGRTPGNIVAIRPLRDGVIADFEITEAMLRHFINRVGARSWYSHPRILICAPTNITSVEQKAIREAAERSGAKEVFLEEEPKAAAIGAGMDIFQPSGNMVVDIGGGTTDVAVLSMGDVVTASSIKVAGDKFDEAIIKFIKAKYKLMIGERTAEDIKIAIGSVTPGGRQSEMDIRGRDMVSGLPVTVTVSGNEVQEALWDSVQSIIVAAKSVLERTPPELSADIIDRGVVLTGGGALLNGLDELLSNELHVPVWVAEDPMHCVVKGTGIMLNNLDQVVKKKF, from the coding sequence ATGTTTAGCAAGGATATCGGTATTGATCTTGGCACGGCGAACGTGCTTATTCACGTGAAAGGAAGTGGGGTTGTCCTCGATGAACCTTCCGTCGTGACCATTGAAAGAGATACGAAGCGTGTCCTTGCTGTTGGGGAAGAAGCGCGTCGTATGGTGGGGCGTACTCCAGGTAACATTGTTGCCATTAGACCGCTGCGAGACGGCGTTATTGCGGACTTCGAAATTACGGAAGCGATGCTCAGACATTTCATTAATCGTGTGGGTGCAAGAAGCTGGTACAGCCACCCTCGAATTCTGATCTGTGCACCTACGAACATTACTTCTGTAGAGCAGAAGGCCATCCGTGAGGCGGCGGAACGCAGCGGTGCCAAAGAAGTGTTTCTGGAAGAAGAGCCGAAAGCGGCAGCGATCGGTGCGGGAATGGATATTTTTCAGCCGAGCGGGAATATGGTCGTGGATATCGGCGGCGGCACGACTGACGTTGCAGTCCTTTCTATGGGCGACGTGGTCACCGCCTCTTCTATTAAAGTCGCAGGGGACAAGTTCGACGAAGCGATTATCAAGTTTATCAAAGCCAAGTACAAGCTCATGATCGGTGAACGGACCGCAGAAGATATCAAAATTGCGATTGGTTCCGTGACGCCAGGTGGACGTCAGTCCGAGATGGATATCCGCGGACGCGATATGGTATCCGGTTTGCCTGTTACCGTAACGGTATCGGGAAATGAAGTACAGGAAGCGCTCTGGGATTCCGTGCAATCCATCATCGTGGCAGCCAAATCGGTATTGGAACGTACACCGCCGGAATTGTCAGCGGACATTATCGACCGTGGTGTTGTTTTGACTGGTGGAGGCGCATTGCTGAACGGACTGGACGAGCTTTTGTCCAATGAATTGCATGTACCGGTGTGGGTTGCTGAAGATCCAATGCATTGTGTCGTGAAGGGGACAGGCATTATGCTTAATAATTTGGATCAGGTGGTTAAGAAAAAGTTCTAA
- the csaB gene encoding polysaccharide pyruvyl transferase CsaB, which translates to MVTTSQKLVISGYYGFRNSGDEAVLKSILTALEEESQRSNVTIEPIVLSGDPEWTTSMYGVRSVHRMKLKEVREALKESDGLISGGGSLLQDATGLKSIPYYLGVIKLAQWLKKPTFIYAQGIGPVNRKIFNPMIKSVFKACTYVSVRDEQSADYLRGLGLQWNQIHVVPDPVMGLPLPESHSKTGVGATLADAANQANRVEPSSGGHTKLPVIGVSVRFWESDRKELTAIAAGLKKLCSKRAVHLRFLPFHLPVDEQASRFLMEMLGDVTSKGSEISITQDLTDPQLMLEEVSKCDLVIGMRLHSLIYAASQYVPPVGISYDPKIDQFLLRLDSEPAGNTDTLDGDKLAKTVVGLLDQRSQWLKEHEEGITELKQEARVPAQQIINYLGRKG; encoded by the coding sequence ATGGTCACCACTTCTCAAAAGTTAGTCATCTCGGGGTATTACGGATTCCGCAACAGCGGAGACGAAGCGGTGCTAAAGTCGATTTTGACAGCGCTGGAAGAGGAAAGTCAGAGGTCTAACGTCACCATTGAACCGATTGTACTCTCGGGTGATCCCGAGTGGACAACCTCCATGTACGGTGTGCGCTCTGTGCATCGAATGAAACTGAAGGAAGTCCGTGAAGCTCTCAAGGAGAGTGACGGATTAATCAGTGGCGGAGGAAGTCTGTTGCAGGATGCAACTGGACTGAAATCCATTCCTTATTATCTGGGTGTCATCAAGCTGGCCCAGTGGTTGAAAAAACCAACGTTTATCTATGCACAGGGGATTGGTCCTGTGAACCGTAAAATTTTCAATCCGATGATCAAATCGGTCTTCAAGGCCTGCACCTATGTATCCGTTCGGGATGAACAATCTGCAGACTACCTGCGTGGGCTCGGGCTACAGTGGAATCAGATCCATGTAGTACCCGACCCAGTAATGGGCTTACCATTACCTGAAAGTCATTCGAAAACTGGAGTAGGCGCTACTTTAGCAGATGCTGCTAACCAAGCTAACCGAGTGGAACCTTCATCTGGAGGACATACCAAGCTTCCCGTGATCGGCGTATCGGTGCGGTTCTGGGAGTCAGACCGTAAAGAGCTTACGGCTATTGCCGCCGGATTAAAAAAGCTATGCTCGAAAAGAGCCGTGCACTTGCGTTTTCTGCCGTTTCATTTGCCAGTTGATGAACAAGCATCACGATTCCTTATGGAAATGCTCGGTGATGTGACCAGCAAAGGCAGTGAGATTAGCATCACTCAAGATCTGACCGATCCTCAGCTTATGCTGGAGGAAGTCAGCAAGTGTGATCTTGTCATTGGTATGCGTCTGCACAGTCTGATCTATGCGGCATCGCAGTATGTGCCTCCGGTGGGCATCTCGTATGATCCGAAAATCGATCAATTCCTGCTTCGTCTGGATAGTGAGCCGGCAGGCAATACGGATACACTCGATGGTGACAAGCTCGCCAAGACGGTCGTTGGACTGTTGGATCAACGTTCACAGTGGTTGAAGGAACATGAAGAAGGCATCACTGAACTGAAGCAGGAAGCCAGAGTGCCTGCACAGCAGATTATTAACTATTTAGGCCGCAAAGGATGA
- a CDS encoding flagellar hook-basal body protein, translated as MNNSMISAKVSMTAIQQRLDVISDNIANVNTAGYKSKQAAFEDVLTRVQQQPDKYKLDGRSTPMGYNLGFGARLADVTKDMSQGTLNETGLPTDLAIEGNAMFAVEANGEKMWTRQGAFHFVPDTRPKPTPNSPDMMVMVNGEGHFALDRLGNRITAPNNSKVAFDENGNLLIRRGNEANATIGAQLQVVDIERPEGLVQYADNLFGLDAGLTEDDVFGADAATRQATAMIRPGYLEQSNVDLTQEMALLMQGQRTYQLAARALTSSDSMMGLANTIRA; from the coding sequence ATGAATAATTCCATGATTAGTGCCAAAGTTTCCATGACCGCCATACAGCAGCGTCTGGATGTCATTTCCGATAATATTGCCAACGTGAATACGGCAGGCTATAAGAGTAAACAAGCGGCTTTCGAGGATGTGCTGACCCGGGTTCAACAACAACCGGATAAGTATAAGCTCGACGGACGCTCCACACCGATGGGCTATAACCTCGGTTTTGGTGCTCGTTTGGCGGATGTGACGAAGGATATGTCTCAGGGCACCTTAAATGAGACAGGCCTTCCGACCGATTTGGCCATTGAGGGAAATGCCATGTTTGCAGTTGAAGCGAATGGGGAGAAAATGTGGACACGTCAGGGTGCATTTCATTTTGTACCGGATACAAGACCGAAACCTACTCCCAATTCACCAGATATGATGGTGATGGTCAATGGCGAAGGTCACTTTGCTCTGGATCGTTTAGGAAACCGTATTACGGCACCGAATAATAGCAAAGTTGCTTTTGATGAAAATGGCAACCTGTTAATCCGACGCGGTAATGAGGCGAACGCAACCATTGGAGCACAGCTGCAAGTGGTAGACATTGAACGCCCTGAGGGGCTCGTACAGTATGCAGATAATCTGTTTGGGCTGGATGCGGGATTAACCGAGGATGATGTATTTGGCGCTGATGCAGCTACACGTCAAGCGACAGCCATGATCCGCCCAGGTTATCTGGAGCAATCCAATGTGGATTTGACACAGGAGATGGCTTTGCTTATGCAAGGACAGCGGACATATCAGCTGGCGGCACGGGCGCTAACTTCGAGTGACTCCATGATGGGTCTTGCCAACACTATAAGAGCGTAA
- the fabZ gene encoding 3-hydroxyacyl-ACP dehydratase FabZ yields MLDIKQIQEIIPHRPPFLLVDKILEIEDGKRAVGLKNVTINEPFFIGHFPEYPVMPGVLITEALAQVGAVAILNLEGNKGKIGFLAGLDNFRFRGQVVPGDTLILEVEITRLKGSIGKGKATARVNDKVVAEGEIMFALSDPS; encoded by the coding sequence GTGCTCGATATCAAACAGATTCAAGAGATCATCCCGCACCGCCCCCCGTTTTTGCTGGTGGACAAGATTCTAGAGATTGAGGATGGCAAACGTGCCGTTGGTTTGAAAAACGTAACCATTAACGAACCTTTCTTCATTGGTCATTTCCCAGAGTATCCGGTAATGCCGGGTGTACTGATTACAGAAGCGCTGGCGCAAGTTGGTGCCGTAGCCATTCTGAATTTGGAAGGTAACAAAGGAAAAATCGGCTTTTTGGCGGGACTGGACAACTTCCGATTCCGTGGACAAGTTGTGCCCGGAGATACGTTGATTCTGGAAGTAGAGATTACACGTCTGAAGGGTTCGATTGGTAAAGGTAAAGCAACTGCCCGAGTGAACGACAAAGTGGTCGCTGAAGGCGAGATCATGTTTGCACTGTCTGACCCAAGCTGA
- a CDS encoding phospho-sugar mutase, which yields MEQLSTAAAETLQQWLEDASIDEATKQELRDLQDQPKELEERFYRNLEFGTGGLRGVIGAGSNRMNRYTVGRATQGFARYLLEQHGDQEGKPSVVIAHDSRHFSPEFTLDAALVLAGNGIVAKLFPSLRSTPELSFAVRHQNATGGIVVTASHNPPEYNGYKVYNHEGGQLVPDEAEKVIQYIQEVPSLADVKKLTQEEAEAQGLLIWLGEEQDQAFVDTVASRSLSRELIQAGTGRDFKIVYTPLHGTGNIPVRRVLEQIGFEQVHIVAEQEQPDAEFSTVKSPNPEEREAFTLAMKLGESVGADILIGTDPDADRMGAVVKDNDGKYFVLSGNQSGAIMVHYLLSRLQETGTLPSNGAVVKTIVTSEMGAVIAEHYGAEVMNTLTGFKYIGEKMNQFEATGSHTFLFGYEESYGYLSGNYARDKDAVLASMLIAEAAAYYKSQGKTLYDVLQELYNQFGYFLEKLESRTLKGKDGVAQIQAKMTDWRSNPPQEVAGIAVQDVLDYSLGLDGLPKENVLKFILADGSWFCLRPSGTEPKIKVYFAVRGENLEDAESRIERLVTTVMSRVDAQ from the coding sequence ATGGAACAGTTAAGTACAGCAGCAGCAGAAACGTTGCAGCAATGGTTGGAGGATGCTTCGATTGATGAAGCAACGAAACAGGAGCTTCGTGACTTGCAGGATCAGCCGAAAGAGCTGGAGGAACGTTTTTACAGAAACCTGGAGTTTGGTACAGGAGGATTGCGTGGAGTCATTGGTGCCGGAAGCAATCGGATGAATCGTTACACTGTGGGTCGGGCGACGCAAGGGTTTGCGCGTTATCTCCTTGAGCAGCATGGTGACCAAGAAGGCAAACCTTCTGTCGTCATTGCTCATGATTCCCGTCATTTCTCACCTGAATTCACACTGGATGCTGCGCTTGTACTGGCTGGAAACGGCATTGTGGCCAAGCTGTTCCCATCCTTGCGTTCAACTCCGGAGTTGTCATTCGCGGTGCGTCATCAGAATGCAACTGGTGGAATTGTCGTTACAGCGAGCCATAACCCACCTGAATATAACGGATATAAAGTCTACAATCATGAGGGTGGTCAGTTGGTACCGGATGAAGCTGAAAAAGTCATTCAGTACATTCAAGAAGTGCCTTCTCTTGCTGACGTGAAGAAGCTGACGCAAGAAGAAGCAGAAGCTCAAGGCCTTCTGATCTGGTTGGGTGAAGAGCAAGACCAAGCGTTCGTGGATACCGTAGCAAGCCGCAGTCTGAGCCGCGAACTGATCCAAGCCGGCACAGGCCGTGATTTCAAAATCGTATACACACCGCTTCACGGAACAGGCAACATCCCTGTACGTCGCGTGCTGGAGCAGATCGGATTCGAACAAGTGCACATTGTAGCTGAACAAGAACAGCCGGATGCTGAGTTCTCTACAGTGAAATCCCCCAACCCGGAAGAACGCGAAGCGTTTACGCTTGCAATGAAGCTGGGAGAATCCGTAGGGGCTGACATTCTGATCGGAACAGATCCGGATGCAGACCGCATGGGTGCTGTTGTGAAAGACAACGATGGTAAATATTTCGTCTTGTCCGGTAACCAGTCGGGTGCCATTATGGTACATTACCTGTTAAGTCGCCTGCAAGAGACAGGTACACTGCCAAGCAATGGTGCGGTTGTCAAAACGATCGTAACAAGTGAGATGGGTGCTGTCATTGCTGAACATTACGGTGCAGAAGTGATGAACACACTGACAGGCTTCAAATATATTGGTGAAAAAATGAACCAGTTCGAAGCTACAGGCAGTCATACATTCTTGTTCGGATATGAAGAGAGTTATGGCTACCTTTCCGGCAACTATGCCCGTGACAAGGATGCTGTCCTTGCCTCGATGCTGATTGCTGAAGCTGCTGCGTATTATAAGAGTCAAGGTAAGACGCTCTATGATGTCTTGCAAGAGCTGTACAACCAATTCGGATACTTCCTGGAGAAGCTGGAGTCCCGTACGCTGAAAGGCAAAGACGGTGTGGCTCAGATTCAGGCCAAAATGACCGACTGGCGTTCCAATCCGCCACAAGAAGTAGCGGGAATTGCTGTACAAGATGTGCTGGACTATTCCCTTGGTCTGGACGGTCTTCCGAAGGAGAACGTATTGAAGTTCATTTTGGCAGACGGTTCATGGTTCTGCCTGCGCCCTTCAGGAACGGAACCGAAGATCAAAGTATACTTCGCCGTGCGTGGAGAGAACTTGGAAGATGCGGAAAGCCGGATCGAGCGTCTGGTGACTACAGTGATGTCGCGTGTAGACGCACAATAA
- the spoIIID gene encoding sporulation transcriptional regulator SpoIIID, with protein sequence MHDYIKERTIKIGRCIVETRNTVRTIAKEFGVSKSTVHKDLTERLPEINPDLADQVKHILEYHKSIRHLRGGEATKIKYKKTSGKKREVLASAKS encoded by the coding sequence GTGCACGATTACATCAAGGAACGGACCATCAAAATTGGTCGCTGCATTGTTGAGACGAGGAATACGGTCCGTACCATAGCCAAGGAATTCGGCGTGTCAAAGAGTACTGTGCATAAGGATCTGACGGAGCGTCTGCCGGAAATCAACCCTGATCTTGCTGACCAGGTGAAACACATTTTGGAGTACCACAAGTCGATCCGCCATTTGCGGGGCGGGGAAGCGACCAAAATCAAATACAAAAAAACGAGTGGCAAGAAACGTGAGGTGTTGGCTTCCGCCAAATCGTAA